ATTACGGCGAGTAAACCGAATGTGTAATCTGAAGCATGATTGGGTCATGATCAGGACAAAGAATAAACAGAAATGAACGGTGCATGAAATTCCCTCTTCTTATCGTATCTTTAAACTAATCTTCGTTATCGATACAAACGATCGCAGGGTAAAATGATGAGAAGAAAAGGCAAAGCAACATACAAACACCCTTTAAGGTAAGCTGCCTTCATAGTGACCTGAGAATCACGTTGCCTCGGCCATGCCACTACTTTTGGTATGAACGGGTCGTCAAGTTATACAGTTGAGAGTGATTTGTGGCGGTTTTACGCGACTAAAATCGCCTGCCGCCTCCGTGTTTTGATCTGCTTTTAGGAGGGCGTGCCACATCCACCCTTAAATTACGTCCCTTGAAGTCCTTGCTGTCTAATTCTTTCTTCGCCTTTTCAGCTTCAGCCTGATTCTCCATTTCAACAAATCCGAATCCTTTTCCCTCGATCACGTTTACCTGCTTCACCTCACCATAAGCGGAGAACAGGGTCTTTAGATCATCACTGGTAGCTGACATAACGAGATTCCCTACATAGAGTTTGCTGCCTTGCATGGTAATCACCCTTCCTTTTCAAAGTCTTTTGAATTAATGTTTTCCTCACCGTCCCGATCAGGCAGCAGTTGAGGACCCGGTTGAACACTGATGATATCGGAAGCTTCTTCCGATCCCCCTGCTTCGGTTTCACCCCTCAGTTTCTTTGCCTCCATGCGGCGTGCTCTTTTTTCTTCCTGCTTTGCTTTGCGCGCCTTTTCTCTCTCACGTTTGTGGAACGTATACCTTGATTTTGCCATTGGTTATTCCTTAACACCTTAACGGCTATTTTTAGTCGAAACCCTTTTCCCTGAAGAAAATGAATCACAACCGACAGTAAAATAAAAACCGCCATGACCCTAAAGTGCATGGCGGTTACTGTGTGCGCTTTAAATGCCCTTATCAGACTTTCGTGTTCCGGGGGTCATGCCCGCTCGGAATACATTATGAATACATTCATTATAGCCTCACCTCTATGGAAAGTCAATTGAATTAAATCCATGCGCATTTTACAGATGATTGGGTCAGTATCAAAAAATCATACTCTTTATTCCTTGACTTTCCGTAGATGATATGAAATAAGGTGTCAAGAAGTTGGATAGAGACATTTTGCAGTGCAAAACAAGCCACCATGTCTTTTCTAAAGTCGCGGTGGCTTTTTTCTTTCTCTCATAATGGGTAGTCCGACTTTTAAAATCAAGGAAAGGAGGATGCCTACTATGCCAGAAGGTAAAGTCAAATGGTTTAATGAGCGAAAAGGCTTTGGATTCATTGAAACTGATGACGGCAAGGATGTTTTTGTACATCATAGCGCCATTCAGGTCGCGGGATTCAGGAGTCTGCAAGAGGGTCAAAGCGTGACGTTTGATGTGGTCCAGGGTCAGAAAGGCCCGTCTGCGGAGAACGTAAAGCCCGTCTAAGAGGTATGAGAAAGGCACTTCTCGATGTATCAGCATTCCGCGGAGTGCCTTTTTTATTACATTTTATTCCATGTGTAATGCATACGTGAAAAAGAGCAAGACCAAAGGTAACATTGATTACGTTTTTGTTGTTACCTTCATTCCCCTTGACCATCCAGACTGATCTGTCCGTATATTCCTGCATGTTTTACTATATTCAAACTTGAAAACGATCTCCCCTTGGTTATCTCCCTCTTTTTCCACTCTGTATCCTTTTATGATTCCCCCATAAAAAGAACGTTCCGTTCTCTTTCTGTGGAAATATATTTTACTGCCAACCAGTTCCCTGGCTTTCTCTTCATTGAGTTTCCAATAACCGTTTTCCCATAGATCATCGGGCAGCTTGGTAAAATTTCTCATTGCTTCGATTAAATGTATTTCCACGTTCCAGACTCCTTGTGATGAACATGTTAATGATTGTTCTACTGTTACTTCTTTACTTTCCTGAAATGAAAAACCCCGTCTCATCGTAATGGACAGGGTTGGGAGATTCCTACTCCGGTTCCCCACAGGGGAATTAAGACCGTTCAATTCCGGGAAATGTCGATCACTTTGACTTACCTGCTACGGTAACCCCTCTCAAAAGGTTCTGTCAAGACCTATTATGGAATTATAAACAAAGAATAGATATGATGCCGATATCTTTGACCGAAGCAGGGCACTATTTTTATATACAATTGTTTGAGAATAAAAAAGAATAAATAGAATATCTGGCGACTCGACCTGCCGCGGAATGTTACCGCGCCGCGTCAGCACCCACTGGTGAATTTTCCGTATAAGTAAAGCACACAAAAGAGAATCGGGGGTTCACGGAATTTCCGTAAACCCCCGATTTCACTTGGAGGGCGATATGGGATTCGAACCCATGACCTCTGGCTCCGGAGGCCAACGCTCTATCCAACTGAGCTAATCGCCCTCGAACCTCTGGTTGTTACGATGCTCCCGGGTTTCGGAGTCCGGGAGGGTGGATTGAGAAAACCGGTTTCTCCTTACTATGGGTGCCTATAATATTCAATATATTTCTTCGTGACCCTCAGCCTTCTCTCGGAAGTTGGATTTCTCTCAGAATTTCAAGCACATGGTCGCTCTTGTTCATGCTGTAGAAGTGGAGGCCGGCAATATCGCTGGCCAGGAGGTCCTCGCTCTGGCGGATGGCGAACTCGATACCGTATTTCTGAACTTCTTCGTCCTTTTCGCTGACCTTGTCAAGTTTATCATGCAGGGATGGAGGTATTTTCGCCCCGCAGAGTGCTGCCATTCGCTGTATCTGCCGATAATTGAAGATGGGAAATATGCCCGTTATGATGGGAACCCTGATCCCCCGCGCATGGGCGCCGTCACGGAACCGGTAAATGTGTTTGTTATCGAAACATATCTGGGTGATGATGAAATGGGCGCCCGCGTCGACCTTTTTCTTGAGGTTGTCGAGATCAACCTCAAGGCTCGGTGCCTCGATGTGTCCTTCGGGATACCCGGCAACGCCGATGGAAAAGTCACCCCTGGTATGTATGAATTCGACCAGTTCACTGGCGTAGCCGAACCCGCCCGGCGCTCTCCTGAATGCTTCCTCGTCCTTCGGCGGGTCTCCCCGCAGGGCAAGGATGTTCTCGATGTTGTGGGCGCTCAACTCTTCGATGACCCGGGCGATGTCATCCCTCGATGACTGGACACAGGTGAGATGCGCCAGGACCTCCTGATCGAATTCGTTCTTCACTTTCGAGGCGATCTCGACGGTCTTCTCCCTGGTTCCTCCGCCAGCGCCGTAGGTGACGGATACGAAAACCGGCCTTTGCAGGATCAGTTCCCTGATGGCGGTGTACAGATTTTCAAGGTTTCCATCCCGTTTCGGCGGAAAGAACTCAAAGGAGAGACTGAACTTTTCCCGTTCCAGTATGTCCCGGATCTTCATGTTCCATATCCCTTCTGAAGTGTGACCGATACATGTCATTCCCGGCGTTTCTTGTCAATCCCTTTTCTGAACCGACGG
This region of Deltaproteobacteria bacterium genomic DNA includes:
- a CDS encoding RNA-binding protein, which produces MQGSKLYVGNLVMSATSDDLKTLFSAYGEVKQVNVIEGKGFGFVEMENQAEAEKAKKELDSKDFKGRNLRVDVARPPKSRSKHGGGRRF
- a CDS encoding cold-shock protein, which translates into the protein MPEGKVKWFNERKGFGFIETDDGKDVFVHHSAIQVAGFRSLQEGQSVTFDVVQGQKGPSAENVKPV
- the metF gene encoding methylenetetrahydrofolate reductase [NAD(P)H], with translation MKIRDILEREKFSLSFEFFPPKRDGNLENLYTAIRELILQRPVFVSVTYGAGGGTREKTVEIASKVKNEFDQEVLAHLTCVQSSRDDIARVIEELSAHNIENILALRGDPPKDEEAFRRAPGGFGYASELVEFIHTRGDFSIGVAGYPEGHIEAPSLEVDLDNLKKKVDAGAHFIITQICFDNKHIYRFRDGAHARGIRVPIITGIFPIFNYRQIQRMAALCGAKIPPSLHDKLDKVSEKDEEVQKYGIEFAIRQSEDLLASDIAGLHFYSMNKSDHVLEILREIQLPREG